From the genome of Miscanthus floridulus cultivar M001 chromosome 10, ASM1932011v1, whole genome shotgun sequence, one region includes:
- the LOC136486571 gene encoding auxin response factor 23-like isoform X1 — protein sequence MTSSAAAAAQAAGGGGGGGEGEAGAAAAARGGGGGGGGTEDGMYTELWNLCAGPLVTVPRVGDKVYYFPQGHIEQVEASTNQVAEQHMQLYNLPWKILCEVMNVELKAEPDNDEVYAQLTLLPESKQPEENGSSEDEMPAAPPAALARPRVHSFCKTLTASDTSTHGGFSVLRRHADECLPPLDMSRQPPTQELVAKDLHGVEWRFRHIFRGQPRRHLLQSGWSVFVSAKRLVTGDAFIFLRGDNGELRVGVRRAMRQQANVPSSVISSHSMHLGVLATAWHAVNTGTMFTVYYKPRTSPAEFVVPCDRYMESLKRNYPIGMRFKMRFEGEEAPEQRFTGTIVGNVDPEQAGWAESKWRYLKVRWDEASSIPRPERVSPWQIEPAVSPPPVNPLPVHRPKRPRSNAVASLPESSAPTKEAAPKVTLETQQHALQRSLQTQDNVAPKSGFGDNSELDAAHKSGLRPSGFDLEKSTIGMQRKLGSDSWMHMNRPEGYNEMLSGYQQPNREVQNPQGFCSLTDQIAAGRPNFWHTVNAHYQDQQGNHNLFPGSWSMMPSSTGFGLNKQSYPMIQEVGGFSQSSTNTKFGNGVYAALPSHGIDQYSSGWFGHMMPGARMDDAQPRVIKPQPLVLAHGEAQKMKGNSCKLFGIHLDSPAKSEPLKSPPSVAYDGMPQTPAAAEWRMVDAIEADKCSDPLKTPKQLDATQVDPIAEKCPQVSRGTQCKSQGGSTRSCKKVHKQGIALGRSVDLTKFNGYTELIAELDEMFDFNGELKGSNKEWMVVYTDSEGDMMLVGDDPWNEFCNIVHKIFIYTREEVQRMNPGTLNSRSEDSLANSMERGSAARETPGSLSTSSLNSENC from the exons ATGACTTcctcggcggcggccgccgcccaGGCGgcgggaggtggaggaggaggcggcgaggGGGAGGCCGGTGCCGCTGCTGCGGCGCGAG gcggaggtggcggcggtggcggaacGGAGGACGGCATGTACACGGAGCTCTGGAACCTCTGCGCCGGCCCGCTGGTCACGGTGCCCAGGGTCGGGGACAAGGTCTACTACTTCCCGCAGGGCCATATCGAGCAG GTGGAGGCATCGACCAACCAGGTGGCTGAGCAGCACATGCAACTTTACAATCTCCCATGGAAGATCCTGTGTGAGGTTATGAATGTTGAATTGAAG GCTGAGCCGGACAATGATGAGGTTTATGCCCAGCTCACTCTGCTACCTGAATCGAAG CAGCCAGAGGAGAATGGCTCTAGTGAGGATGAGATGCCTGCTGCACCTCCTGCTGCACTTGCAAGGCCACGTGTGCACTCCTTCTGCAAGACATTGACAGCCTCTGACACCAGCACACATGGTGGTTTCTCGGTGCTGCGACGCCATGCAGATGAATGCCTTCCACCGCTG GATATGAGCCGTCAACCTCCAACACAAGAGCTTGTGGCCAAGGATCTGCATGGTGTGGAATGGCGCTTTCGCCACATATTCAGAG GACAACCACGAAGGCATCTTTTGCAGAGTGGTTGGAGTGTTTTTGTTAGTGCCAAGCGTCTTGTCACTGGGGATGCCTTCATCTTTCTAAG AGGTGACAATGGGGAGCTGCGTGTAGGAGTCAGGCGTGCCATGAGGCAGCAAGCAAATGTTCCGTCTTCAGTAATATCAAGCCACAGCATGCATCTTGGTGTTCTTGCTACAGCATGGCATGCTGTTAACACTGGGACCATGTTCACTGTGTACTACAAACCTAG GACAAGTCCAGCTGAGTTTGTTGTCCCCTGTGATCGCTATATGGAATCACTGAAACGAAATTACCCTATAGGGATGAGATTTAAAATGAGGTTTGAAGGTGAAGAGGCTCCAGAGCAAAG GTTCACTGGGACGATTGTCGGAAATGTGGATCCTGAACAAGCTGGATGGGCTGAATCTAAATGGCGTTACCTCAAG GTGAGGTGGGATGAAGCTTCCTCCATTCCACGTCCTGAAAGGGTTTCTCCCTGGCAAATAGAACCTGCAGTCAGCCCTCCCCCTGTCAATCCGCTTCCAGTGCACAGACCCAAGAGGCCTCGCTCTAATGCTGTAGCTTCTCTGCCTGAGTCTTCAGCTCCAACAAAAGAAG CTGCTCCGAAGGTCACATTAGAGACTCAACAACATGCCCTGCAAAGGTCCTTGCAGACCCAGGATAATGTGGCCCCGAAAAGTGGTTTTGGTGATAACAGTGAGTTGGATGCTGCTCATAAGTCAGGCCTGCGACCATCAGGGTTTGATTTGGAGAAGAGCACCATTGGCATGCAGAGGAAGCTGGGTTCAGATAGTTGGATGCATATGAACAGACCTGAGGGTTACAATGAAATGTTATCTGGATATCAACAACCTAACAGAGAAGTACAGAATCCGCAGGGTTTCTGTTCTTTAACTGATCAGATTGCTGCCGGTCGTCCTAATTTCTGGCACACCGTAAATGCTCATTATCAAGACCAGCAAGGCAATCACAATCTGTTCCCTGGTTCATGGTCCATGATGCCTTCAAGTACTGGCTTTGGGCTGAACAAACAGAGCTATCCAATGATACAGGAAGTTGGTGGATTTTCTCAGAGTTCTACAAATACCAAGTTTGGGAATGGAGTTTATGCTGCACTACCTAGCCATGGCATTGATCAATACTCATCTGGATGGTTTGGGCACATGATGCCTGGTGCTCGCATGGACGATGCGCAGCCACGCGTGATTAAGCCTCAACCTTTGGTCCTTGCTCATGGTGAAGCTCAGAAAATGAAAGGCAATTCATGCAAGCTTTTTGGAATTCACCTTGACAGCCCAGCCAAATCTGAACCTTTGAAGTCTCCACCAAGTGTTGCTTATGACGGGATGCCACAAACTCCAGCAGCAGCTGAATGGCGGATGGTTGACGCAATTGAAGCAGACAAATGTTCTGACCCACTTAAGACGCCAAAGCAACTTGATGCTACACAGGTAGATCCTATTGCAGAGAAATGTCCACAAGTTTCAAGAGGCACACAGTGCAAGTCACAAGGTGGATCAACTAGGAGCTGCAAGAAG GTCCACAAGCAAGGAATCGCGCTTGGCAGGTCTGTGGATCTTACAAAGTTCAATGGCTACACGGAATTGATTGCTGAGCTGGATGAGATGTTTGACTTCAATGGTGAGCTGAAAGGTTCTAACAAGGAATGGATGGTTGTGTacaccgacagtgaaggtgataTGATGCTGGTTGGGGATGATCCCTGGAA TGAGTTCTGCAACATAGTCCACAAGATCTTCATCTACACAAGGGAGGAGGTCCAGCGGATGAATCCGGGCACCCTGAACTCAAGGTCGGAGGACAGCCTTGCTAATTCCATGGAAAGGGGCTCTGCTGCTAGGGAGACACCTGGCAGCCTATCCACCTCGTCCCTTAACTCCGAGAACTGCTAA
- the LOC136486571 gene encoding auxin response factor 23-like isoform X2, protein MTSSAAAAAQAAGGGGGGGEGEAGAAAAARGGGGGGGGTEDGMYTELWNLCAGPLVTVPRVGDKVYYFPQGHIEQVEASTNQVAEQHMQLYNLPWKILCEVMNVELKAEPDNDEVYAQLTLLPESKPEENGSSEDEMPAAPPAALARPRVHSFCKTLTASDTSTHGGFSVLRRHADECLPPLDMSRQPPTQELVAKDLHGVEWRFRHIFRGQPRRHLLQSGWSVFVSAKRLVTGDAFIFLRGDNGELRVGVRRAMRQQANVPSSVISSHSMHLGVLATAWHAVNTGTMFTVYYKPRTSPAEFVVPCDRYMESLKRNYPIGMRFKMRFEGEEAPEQRFTGTIVGNVDPEQAGWAESKWRYLKVRWDEASSIPRPERVSPWQIEPAVSPPPVNPLPVHRPKRPRSNAVASLPESSAPTKEAAPKVTLETQQHALQRSLQTQDNVAPKSGFGDNSELDAAHKSGLRPSGFDLEKSTIGMQRKLGSDSWMHMNRPEGYNEMLSGYQQPNREVQNPQGFCSLTDQIAAGRPNFWHTVNAHYQDQQGNHNLFPGSWSMMPSSTGFGLNKQSYPMIQEVGGFSQSSTNTKFGNGVYAALPSHGIDQYSSGWFGHMMPGARMDDAQPRVIKPQPLVLAHGEAQKMKGNSCKLFGIHLDSPAKSEPLKSPPSVAYDGMPQTPAAAEWRMVDAIEADKCSDPLKTPKQLDATQVDPIAEKCPQVSRGTQCKSQGGSTRSCKKVHKQGIALGRSVDLTKFNGYTELIAELDEMFDFNGELKGSNKEWMVVYTDSEGDMMLVGDDPWNEFCNIVHKIFIYTREEVQRMNPGTLNSRSEDSLANSMERGSAARETPGSLSTSSLNSENC, encoded by the exons ATGACTTcctcggcggcggccgccgcccaGGCGgcgggaggtggaggaggaggcggcgaggGGGAGGCCGGTGCCGCTGCTGCGGCGCGAG gcggaggtggcggcggtggcggaacGGAGGACGGCATGTACACGGAGCTCTGGAACCTCTGCGCCGGCCCGCTGGTCACGGTGCCCAGGGTCGGGGACAAGGTCTACTACTTCCCGCAGGGCCATATCGAGCAG GTGGAGGCATCGACCAACCAGGTGGCTGAGCAGCACATGCAACTTTACAATCTCCCATGGAAGATCCTGTGTGAGGTTATGAATGTTGAATTGAAG GCTGAGCCGGACAATGATGAGGTTTATGCCCAGCTCACTCTGCTACCTGAATCGAAG CCAGAGGAGAATGGCTCTAGTGAGGATGAGATGCCTGCTGCACCTCCTGCTGCACTTGCAAGGCCACGTGTGCACTCCTTCTGCAAGACATTGACAGCCTCTGACACCAGCACACATGGTGGTTTCTCGGTGCTGCGACGCCATGCAGATGAATGCCTTCCACCGCTG GATATGAGCCGTCAACCTCCAACACAAGAGCTTGTGGCCAAGGATCTGCATGGTGTGGAATGGCGCTTTCGCCACATATTCAGAG GACAACCACGAAGGCATCTTTTGCAGAGTGGTTGGAGTGTTTTTGTTAGTGCCAAGCGTCTTGTCACTGGGGATGCCTTCATCTTTCTAAG AGGTGACAATGGGGAGCTGCGTGTAGGAGTCAGGCGTGCCATGAGGCAGCAAGCAAATGTTCCGTCTTCAGTAATATCAAGCCACAGCATGCATCTTGGTGTTCTTGCTACAGCATGGCATGCTGTTAACACTGGGACCATGTTCACTGTGTACTACAAACCTAG GACAAGTCCAGCTGAGTTTGTTGTCCCCTGTGATCGCTATATGGAATCACTGAAACGAAATTACCCTATAGGGATGAGATTTAAAATGAGGTTTGAAGGTGAAGAGGCTCCAGAGCAAAG GTTCACTGGGACGATTGTCGGAAATGTGGATCCTGAACAAGCTGGATGGGCTGAATCTAAATGGCGTTACCTCAAG GTGAGGTGGGATGAAGCTTCCTCCATTCCACGTCCTGAAAGGGTTTCTCCCTGGCAAATAGAACCTGCAGTCAGCCCTCCCCCTGTCAATCCGCTTCCAGTGCACAGACCCAAGAGGCCTCGCTCTAATGCTGTAGCTTCTCTGCCTGAGTCTTCAGCTCCAACAAAAGAAG CTGCTCCGAAGGTCACATTAGAGACTCAACAACATGCCCTGCAAAGGTCCTTGCAGACCCAGGATAATGTGGCCCCGAAAAGTGGTTTTGGTGATAACAGTGAGTTGGATGCTGCTCATAAGTCAGGCCTGCGACCATCAGGGTTTGATTTGGAGAAGAGCACCATTGGCATGCAGAGGAAGCTGGGTTCAGATAGTTGGATGCATATGAACAGACCTGAGGGTTACAATGAAATGTTATCTGGATATCAACAACCTAACAGAGAAGTACAGAATCCGCAGGGTTTCTGTTCTTTAACTGATCAGATTGCTGCCGGTCGTCCTAATTTCTGGCACACCGTAAATGCTCATTATCAAGACCAGCAAGGCAATCACAATCTGTTCCCTGGTTCATGGTCCATGATGCCTTCAAGTACTGGCTTTGGGCTGAACAAACAGAGCTATCCAATGATACAGGAAGTTGGTGGATTTTCTCAGAGTTCTACAAATACCAAGTTTGGGAATGGAGTTTATGCTGCACTACCTAGCCATGGCATTGATCAATACTCATCTGGATGGTTTGGGCACATGATGCCTGGTGCTCGCATGGACGATGCGCAGCCACGCGTGATTAAGCCTCAACCTTTGGTCCTTGCTCATGGTGAAGCTCAGAAAATGAAAGGCAATTCATGCAAGCTTTTTGGAATTCACCTTGACAGCCCAGCCAAATCTGAACCTTTGAAGTCTCCACCAAGTGTTGCTTATGACGGGATGCCACAAACTCCAGCAGCAGCTGAATGGCGGATGGTTGACGCAATTGAAGCAGACAAATGTTCTGACCCACTTAAGACGCCAAAGCAACTTGATGCTACACAGGTAGATCCTATTGCAGAGAAATGTCCACAAGTTTCAAGAGGCACACAGTGCAAGTCACAAGGTGGATCAACTAGGAGCTGCAAGAAG GTCCACAAGCAAGGAATCGCGCTTGGCAGGTCTGTGGATCTTACAAAGTTCAATGGCTACACGGAATTGATTGCTGAGCTGGATGAGATGTTTGACTTCAATGGTGAGCTGAAAGGTTCTAACAAGGAATGGATGGTTGTGTacaccgacagtgaaggtgataTGATGCTGGTTGGGGATGATCCCTGGAA TGAGTTCTGCAACATAGTCCACAAGATCTTCATCTACACAAGGGAGGAGGTCCAGCGGATGAATCCGGGCACCCTGAACTCAAGGTCGGAGGACAGCCTTGCTAATTCCATGGAAAGGGGCTCTGCTGCTAGGGAGACACCTGGCAGCCTATCCACCTCGTCCCTTAACTCCGAGAACTGCTAA
- the LOC136490177 gene encoding transcription factor SCREAM2-like: MLPPFGNPLWVPEDVDDQQQQHAPPPTPMGLVTVPAQGHEEQNLLALASAAAMGGGGVFSSPALLDDDWCFDPVAAAAAAGAQGHLLLAPPAPAPGAGSQMFSLFNVGGASTFDVHGFDLGLGGGAGGDLVPFAGAGNASNSASFSLISAGNAGFLGSFGGFGAAPAQMPDFGGLGGFDMFNNGAGSSSAAPPPASVPLTAPFSGRGKAAVLRPLEIFPPVGAQPTLFQKRALRRNAGEEDDDKKRKAEAITAAAGASSAGGGDTVLDDADDDDGGSIDASGLNYDSEDARGVEDSEKKDGKDSNANSTVTGGGTGDGKGKRKGLPAKNLMAERRRRKKLNDRLYMLRSVVPKISKMDRASILGDAIEYLKELLQKINDLQNELESSPSTASLPPTPTSFHPLTPTLPTLPSRVKEELCPSALPSPTSQQPRVEVRMREGRAVNIHMLCARRPGLLLSAMRAIEGLGLDVQQAVISCFNGFSLDIFKAELCNEGPGLLPEEIKSVLLQSAGFHGVMP; the protein is encoded by the exons ATGCTCCCGCCGTTCGGCAACCCGCTCTGGGTACCGGAGGACGTCGacgaccagcagcagcagcacgcgccTCCGCCGACGCCCATGGGGTTGGTGACGGTGCCGGCGCAGGGGCACGAGGAGCAGAACCTCCTGGCCCTGGCCTCCGCCGCTGCCATGGGAGGCGGTGGTGTTTTCAGCTCGCCGGCGTTGCTCGATGACGACTGGTGCTTCGACCCCGTGgctgcggccgccgccgccggcgcgcagGGGCACCTGCTCCTAGCGCCGCCGGCTCCGGCGCCCGGCGCCGGGTCGCAGATGTTCTCGCTCTTCAACGTTGGCGGCGCCTCGACGTTCGACGTCCACGGGTTTGACCTCGGCCTCGGCGGCGGGGCCGGTGGGGACCTGGTCCCGTTCGCCGGCGCCGGGAATGCGTCGAATTCCGCGTCCTTTTCTCTGATATCGGCAGGTAACGCCGGCTTCCTCGGCTCGTTCGGCGGCTTCGGCGCAGCGCCGGCGCAAATGCCGGACTTTGGCGGCCTCGGCGggttcgacatgttcaacaacggcgccggctcctcctccgcggcGCCCCCTCCTGCCTCGGTGCCCCTGACGGCGCCGTTCTCTGGGCGCGGGAAGGCTGCTGTGCTCCGCCCGCTGGAGATCTTCCCGCCCGTTGGCGCGCAGCCGACGCTGTTCCAGAAGCGCGCGCTCCGCCGCAACGCCGgcgaggaggatgacgacaagaAGCGCAAGGCGGAGGCCATCACCGCGGCTGCGGGAGCTTCGTCGGCCGGTGGCGGTGACACGGTGCTGGACGACGCCGACGACGATGACGGCGGGAGCATCGACGCGTCCGGGCTCAACTACGACTCGGAGGACGCCAGGGGCGTCGAGGACAGTGAAAAGAAGGACGGTAAGGATTCCAACGCCAACAGCACGGTGACAGGCGGCGGAACCGGCGACGGGAAGGGTAAGAGGAAGGGGTTGCCGGCCAAGAACCTCATGGCGGAGCGCCGTCGCCGGAAGAAGCTTAATGACCGGCTCTACATGCTCCGGTCTGTCGTGCCCAAGATCAGCAAG ATGGACAGGGCCTCCATTCTCGGCGACGCAATCGAGTACCTGAAGGAGCTGCTGCAGAAGATCAATGATCTTCAGAATGAGCTGGAGTCATCCCCTTCCACAGCCTCACTGCCTCCAACACCCACAAGCTTCCACCCTCTGACTCCGACGCTGCCCACTCTACCATCTCGTGTGAAGGAAGAGCTGTGCCCAAGTGCATTGCCTAGCCCTACTTCTCAGCAACCAAGG GTTGAGGTTAGGATGAGGGAAGGCCGGGCGGTCAACATCCACATGCTCTGCGCTCGCAGGCCTGGTCTTCTGCTTTCTGCTATGAGGGCGATCGAAGGCCTCGGACTCGATGTCCAGCAAGCTGTTATCAGTTGCTTCAATGGATTTTCCTTAGACATCTTCAAGGCTGAG CTATGCAACGAAGGCCCTGGGCTTCTGCCAGAAGAGATCAAGTCCGTGCTCCTGCAATCCGCTGGGTTCCATGGCGTGATGCCGTGA